Proteins encoded by one window of Acuticoccus sp. MNP-M23:
- the urtE gene encoding urea ABC transporter ATP-binding subunit UrtE: MLEIEDLTLHYGQSRILNGISMSADIGAVTCVMGTNGVGKTSLLKAIAGTHHRSGGSYVLDGSPVATPAPHALAKRGVAVVPQGRDVFPLMTVRENLETGYACLPRAERGIPGEIFELFPVLQEMQNRRGGDLSGGQQQQLAIARALITKPKLLLMDEPTEGIQPNIIQQIGRVIEYLRDQKTMAIVLVEQYFRFAYDLADRFVVLERGAVLLSGNKADLSEDELYRSVSV, from the coding sequence ATGCTCGAAATCGAAGACCTCACCCTCCACTACGGCCAGTCCCGGATCCTCAACGGCATCTCGATGAGCGCCGACATTGGTGCCGTCACCTGCGTGATGGGCACCAACGGGGTCGGCAAGACGAGCCTCCTGAAGGCGATTGCGGGCACCCACCACCGCTCCGGCGGCAGCTATGTACTGGACGGGTCGCCCGTGGCAACGCCCGCCCCCCACGCGCTCGCCAAGCGCGGCGTGGCCGTTGTTCCCCAGGGGCGGGACGTGTTCCCGCTGATGACGGTGCGCGAGAACCTCGAAACCGGCTACGCCTGCCTGCCGCGCGCGGAGCGGGGCATTCCCGGCGAGATTTTCGAGCTGTTTCCGGTACTGCAGGAAATGCAGAACCGCCGCGGCGGCGACCTGTCGGGCGGCCAGCAACAGCAGCTTGCCATCGCGAGGGCGCTGATCACCAAGCCCAAGCTTCTCCTGATGGACGAGCCGACGGAGGGCATTCAGCCCAACATCATCCAGCAGATCGGCCGCGTGATCGAATATCTGCGCGACCAGAAGACCATGGCCATCGTGCTGGTCGAGCAATATTTCCGCTTCGCCTACGATCTGGCGGACCGCTTCGTGGTGCTGGAGCGCGGCGCCGTGCTGTTGTCCGGCAACAAGGCCGACCTCAGCGAGGACGAACTCTACCGCTCAGTCTCGGTCTGA
- a CDS encoding S4 domain-containing protein has product MAAQRTEADEAPEPQRLDKWLTYARFVKTRTLAQALVAGGKVRLNRDKVTDSARKVRVDDILTIRIGKLVHVVKVVGFAPSRVSPPETVNLYLRLDQPTAEGAASVRNHPRSSHD; this is encoded by the coding sequence ATGGCCGCGCAGCGGACTGAGGCGGACGAGGCGCCCGAGCCCCAGCGGCTGGACAAGTGGCTGACCTACGCCCGCTTCGTGAAGACGCGCACCCTGGCGCAGGCCCTCGTGGCCGGCGGCAAGGTGCGCCTCAACCGCGACAAGGTGACCGACAGCGCCCGCAAGGTGCGTGTGGACGACATTCTCACCATTCGGATCGGCAAGCTGGTGCATGTGGTGAAGGTGGTGGGGTTTGCGCCATCGCGGGTGTCGCCGCCGGAAACCGTGAACCTTTATCTGCGGCTCGACCAGCCCACCGCAGAGGGGGCCGCCAGCGTGCGGAATCATCCACGGTCGAGCCATGACTGA
- a CDS encoding OmpA family protein, translated as MHHKKLILLSTAAAIISAAPAMAQTAEMSCEAEVAAFKDTVRGDDAFPAIEAMFNDVELQLADAVGDTPGNCFAVLSQSQTMMADAGYEIAGASDATAIARTQQLIQLVASAEASTVMVEAVPAQVAVAAAEADVSVEQGATSVDVSQRAAEIEVRQPRSDVTVSAPQQRVDVTQPEAVVDVQAAAPQVEVSQPAPRVTVQQSQPEIAVEQTQPRVTIEQPEPEIIVRQFQPEVVINQPQPKITVSQPEPQVSVVQPEPRVIVQAAEPQVAVTQAEPNVSVEQVSPEVSVTQRQPEIEVVQQEARVKVEESEPIVNVAQAAPQVNVAQAEPIVDVSQNAAKVAVSQGEAEVAVAQEAPAVSTDMADTASVSAMRESGGADVAVQTEAAPTIVIADVDTDVVVAAAELEAIAVLEVGFAFDSSEITAEARANVLTEIKALVDGTQNAAVLLTGYASPIGNTQYNKELSERRVSAVEAALIEMGISAAAVRTRSLGEQNTEVPASEDERSPENRRVEVRVVDLSVVDRG; from the coding sequence ATGCACCACAAGAAACTTATTCTCCTGTCAACGGCGGCTGCGATCATCTCGGCGGCGCCGGCAATGGCACAAACTGCCGAAATGTCATGCGAGGCCGAAGTCGCAGCGTTCAAGGATACCGTCCGCGGTGATGACGCGTTCCCCGCAATTGAAGCCATGTTCAACGATGTCGAGCTTCAGCTCGCCGACGCCGTTGGCGACACGCCCGGCAACTGCTTCGCGGTGCTTTCGCAGTCGCAGACCATGATGGCCGACGCCGGCTACGAGATTGCCGGTGCGTCCGACGCCACCGCCATTGCCCGCACGCAGCAGCTCATCCAGCTTGTCGCCAGCGCCGAAGCCAGCACCGTGATGGTCGAAGCCGTCCCCGCGCAGGTTGCCGTTGCCGCCGCTGAAGCGGACGTTTCGGTCGAGCAGGGCGCGACTTCGGTCGACGTCTCCCAGCGCGCTGCGGAAATCGAAGTGCGCCAGCCGCGGTCCGACGTGACCGTGTCCGCACCGCAGCAGCGCGTTGACGTGACCCAGCCGGAAGCCGTCGTCGACGTGCAGGCCGCAGCGCCCCAGGTTGAGGTCAGCCAGCCGGCACCGCGCGTGACCGTGCAGCAGTCGCAGCCGGAAATCGCCGTCGAGCAGACGCAGCCGCGCGTGACCATCGAGCAGCCCGAGCCCGAGATCATCGTGCGCCAGTTCCAGCCCGAAGTGGTCATCAACCAGCCGCAGCCGAAGATCACCGTCTCACAGCCCGAGCCGCAGGTATCCGTCGTGCAGCCCGAGCCGCGCGTGATCGTGCAGGCCGCCGAGCCGCAGGTCGCCGTGACGCAGGCCGAGCCCAACGTCTCCGTCGAGCAGGTCAGCCCCGAAGTCAGCGTGACGCAGCGCCAGCCCGAGATCGAGGTCGTCCAGCAGGAAGCGCGGGTGAAGGTCGAGGAATCCGAGCCCATCGTGAACGTGGCCCAGGCAGCGCCCCAGGTGAACGTCGCTCAGGCCGAGCCTATCGTCGACGTCAGCCAGAATGCGGCGAAGGTTGCCGTGTCGCAGGGTGAAGCCGAAGTTGCCGTTGCGCAGGAAGCCCCCGCGGTCAGCACCGACATGGCGGACACCGCCTCCGTCAGCGCCATGCGTGAGAGCGGCGGCGCAGACGTTGCCGTCCAGACCGAAGCTGCGCCGACGATCGTGATTGCCGACGTTGACACCGACGTCGTCGTCGCGGCCGCCGAGCTGGAAGCCATCGCAGTTCTGGAAGTCGGCTTCGCGTTTGATTCCAGCGAAATCACGGCCGAGGCGCGCGCCAACGTCCTGACTGAAATCAAGGCTCTGGTGGACGGCACGCAGAATGCAGCCGTTCTCCTCACCGGCTACGCCAGCCCGATCGGCAACACGCAGTACAACAAGGAACTTTCCGAGCGCCGCGTGAGTGCTGTCGAAGCCGCGCTCATCGAGATGGGCATCAGCGCCGCTGCGGTGCGCACCCGCAGCCTCGGCGAACAGAACACCGAGGTTCCGGCGTCCGAAGACGAGCGTTCGCCGGAAAACCGCCGGGTTGAAGTTCGCGTCGTCGACCTCAGCGTCGTCGACCGCGGCTAA
- a CDS encoding putative sulfate exporter family transporter codes for MPSNLSGLSGRLRATAIHIFPGLAVALLIAVAAKFIAEEYGGPVMLFSLLIGMALGVFGGDQRTRPGVMFAGSRLLRVGVALLGARIGADEIASLGAGSLILVLAGVVGTIAIGLVLARVLSLGRERGILTGGATAICGASAALAISAAMPDRPGKERDTLFTIIAVTALSTLAMVVYPLITRLFGFDDVAAGLFIGGSIHDVAQVVGAGYTISETAGDTATLTKLFRVAMLAPVVLTVAFAFRERGTAGGLRGIAPPPMLVGFIALALLHTFGLLPPAAVALAATASSWLLVIAVAAIGVRTNLSDLRQVGWRPLVLVVCETLFLLAVLLIGTMLLHA; via the coding sequence GTGCCTTCCAACCTTTCGGGCCTTTCCGGCCGCCTGCGTGCAACTGCCATTCACATTTTCCCCGGCCTTGCCGTTGCGCTTCTGATAGCCGTCGCAGCCAAGTTCATCGCCGAGGAGTATGGCGGGCCGGTCATGCTGTTCTCGCTGTTGATCGGCATGGCGCTCGGGGTGTTCGGCGGCGATCAGCGAACGCGGCCGGGTGTGATGTTCGCGGGCTCACGCCTTCTCAGGGTGGGCGTCGCGCTGCTGGGCGCGCGCATTGGAGCCGACGAGATCGCCTCGCTCGGGGCCGGGTCGCTGATCCTGGTTCTGGCCGGCGTGGTGGGCACCATCGCGATCGGGCTCGTTCTGGCACGCGTCCTGTCGCTGGGGCGCGAACGCGGGATTCTCACCGGCGGCGCCACCGCCATCTGCGGTGCATCGGCAGCCCTTGCCATTTCGGCCGCAATGCCGGACCGGCCGGGCAAGGAGCGCGACACGCTGTTCACCATCATCGCGGTGACCGCGCTCTCCACCCTCGCGATGGTGGTCTACCCGCTCATCACCCGCCTCTTCGGTTTCGACGATGTGGCGGCCGGGCTCTTCATCGGCGGTTCGATCCACGACGTGGCGCAGGTGGTTGGCGCGGGCTACACCATCAGCGAGACCGCAGGCGACACCGCCACCCTCACCAAGCTGTTTCGCGTCGCGATGCTGGCGCCGGTGGTGCTGACGGTCGCGTTCGCCTTCCGCGAGCGGGGCACCGCCGGGGGCCTGCGCGGGATCGCACCACCGCCGATGCTGGTCGGCTTCATTGCGCTGGCGCTCCTCCACACCTTCGGCCTCCTGCCGCCGGCTGCGGTGGCACTGGCCGCCACCGCATCGTCGTGGCTGCTGGTGATTGCGGTGGCCGCGATCGGCGTGCGCACCAACCTCTCGGACCTCAGGCAGGTGGGCTGGCGTCCGCTGGTGCTGGTGGTGTGTGAAACGCTGTTTCTGCTGGCCGTATTGCTTATCGGCACGATGCTGCTTCACGCCTAA
- a CDS encoding CarD family transcriptional regulator — protein sequence MATVKKSAAKSAFKPTEHVVYPAHGVGQVTAIEKTEFGGEPIELIVVTFAKDKMTLRVPVGKAESVGMRKLAEPATMTRALEVVTGRARIKRTMWSRRAQEYEAKINSGDLIAISEVVRDLYRADSQPEQSYSERQLYEAALDRMAREIAAINKTDEQEAIKVIEAQLAKAPKRPVKGAEDEDDGDDVQEQEKAA from the coding sequence ATGGCAACGGTTAAAAAGAGCGCTGCAAAGTCAGCGTTCAAGCCGACTGAGCATGTGGTTTATCCGGCCCACGGTGTGGGGCAGGTGACGGCGATCGAAAAGACGGAGTTCGGGGGTGAGCCCATCGAACTCATCGTCGTGACCTTCGCGAAAGACAAGATGACGCTTCGGGTCCCGGTGGGTAAAGCCGAAAGCGTCGGCATGCGCAAGCTCGCTGAGCCCGCAACGATGACTCGTGCGCTGGAAGTCGTCACCGGCCGTGCCCGGATCAAGCGGACCATGTGGAGCCGTCGCGCCCAGGAATATGAGGCGAAAATCAATTCCGGCGATCTGATCGCGATCTCGGAAGTCGTCCGCGACCTGTACCGCGCCGACAGCCAACCGGAACAGTCCTACTCCGAGCGTCAGCTGTACGAAGCCGCTCTCGACCGGATGGCGCGCGAGATTGCCGCCATCAACAAGACGGACGAGCAAGAGGCCATCAAGGTCATCGAAGCCCAGCTTGCCAAGGCGCCCAAGCGTCCGGTGAAGGGTGCCGAGGACGAAGACGACGGAGACGACGTGCAGGAGCAGGAAAAGGCGGCCTGA
- the fdxA gene encoding ferredoxin FdxA, whose protein sequence is MTYIVGEACIKCKYTDCVEVCPVDCFYEGENMLVIHPDECIDCGVCEPECPADAIKPDTEPGLEKLLELNATYASEWPNITAKKEQLPEAEEFDGKPNKLELFSPKPGTGD, encoded by the coding sequence GTGACCTATATCGTCGGCGAGGCATGCATCAAGTGCAAGTACACCGACTGCGTCGAAGTCTGCCCCGTGGATTGCTTCTACGAGGGGGAGAACATGCTCGTCATCCATCCGGACGAGTGCATCGATTGCGGTGTCTGTGAGCCCGAATGCCCCGCGGACGCGATCAAACCGGACACCGAACCCGGGCTCGAGAAATTGCTTGAGCTGAACGCGACCTACGCCTCCGAGTGGCCGAACATCACGGCCAAGAAGGAGCAGTTGCCCGAAGCCGAGGAATTTGACGGCAAGCCGAACAAGCTGGAGCTGTTCTCGCCGAAGCCCGGCACCGGCGACTAG
- a CDS encoding DUF3096 domain-containing protein: MEQITAQPVAALVIGVVVLLFPRILNYAVAAYLIFIGVTGLWPDLF, translated from the coding sequence ATGGAACAAATCACAGCACAACCCGTGGCCGCTCTGGTGATCGGCGTCGTCGTCCTCCTGTTTCCGCGTATCCTGAATTACGCGGTTGCGGCCTATCTGATTTTCATCGGCGTGACCGGGCTCTGGCCGGACCTGTTCTGA
- a CDS encoding sn-glycerol-3-phosphate ABC transporter ATP-binding protein UgpC: protein MARIDLQDIRKSFGAVEVIKGVDLAIEDKEFVVFVGPSGCGKSTMLRLIAGLEETTAGKILIDGKDVTALSAPERGLSMVFQSYALYPHLTVRENMAFPLSVAGASKADIKAAVDDTAAILRLEPLLDRKPKDLSGGQRQRVAIGRAIVRAPAAFLFDEPLSNLDAALRVQMRIEIARLRTKLDATMIYVTHDQVEAMTLADRIVVFSAGKIEQMGAPLELYRNPSNIFVATFIGSPTMNILPCEPGSTAGEARVGDRTLTTERKVDAARRPVQLGIRPEDLWLTSEEDADFTGPIVVAEHLGGDSFYYIEVAGLGELTVRAPGDHVARLGEVLHLKARRDNIHLFDGDERTITSI from the coding sequence ATGGCACGCATTGATCTTCAGGACATCCGCAAATCCTTCGGCGCCGTCGAGGTCATCAAGGGCGTCGACCTTGCCATCGAGGACAAGGAGTTTGTGGTGTTCGTCGGCCCGTCCGGCTGCGGCAAGTCCACCATGCTGCGCCTGATTGCGGGACTGGAAGAGACCACCGCAGGCAAGATCCTGATTGACGGCAAGGATGTGACGGCGCTGTCGGCGCCCGAGCGCGGCCTTTCCATGGTGTTCCAGTCCTATGCCCTCTATCCGCACCTGACGGTGCGCGAGAACATGGCGTTTCCGCTGTCGGTCGCCGGCGCGTCCAAGGCCGACATCAAGGCTGCGGTGGACGACACCGCCGCCATCCTGCGCCTCGAGCCGCTACTCGACCGCAAGCCCAAGGATCTGTCGGGCGGCCAGCGCCAGCGCGTTGCCATCGGCCGCGCCATCGTGCGCGCGCCCGCCGCCTTCCTGTTCGACGAACCGCTTTCAAATCTGGATGCCGCATTGCGCGTCCAGATGCGCATCGAGATTGCCCGTCTGCGCACCAAGCTCGATGCCACGATGATCTACGTCACCCACGATCAGGTGGAGGCGATGACGCTGGCGGACCGCATTGTCGTGTTCTCCGCCGGCAAGATCGAGCAGATGGGCGCCCCGCTTGAGCTGTACCGCAACCCGTCCAACATTTTCGTTGCCACCTTCATCGGCTCGCCGACCATGAACATCCTGCCGTGCGAACCCGGCAGCACCGCCGGTGAGGCCCGCGTCGGCGACAGGACACTGACGACGGAGCGCAAGGTGGACGCCGCCCGCCGCCCGGTGCAGCTCGGCATCCGGCCGGAAGACCTCTGGCTGACAAGCGAGGAAGACGCGGACTTCACCGGCCCCATTGTGGTTGCCGAGCATCTGGGCGGCGACAGCTTCTACTATATTGAGGTAGCCGGGCTCGGCGAACTGACCGTGCGCGCGCCCGGCGACCATGTGGCGCGCCTTGGCGAGGTGCTGCACCTGAAGGCCAGGCGCGACAACATCCACCTCTTCGACGGTGACGAGCGGACAATCACCAGCATCTGA
- the urtD gene encoding urea ABC transporter ATP-binding protein UrtD, whose product MSALLEVSGVSVSFDGFKAINNLSFEIGAAELRAIIGPNGAGKTTFMDIVTGKTRPDKGQVSWGDDNISLLRLSEAAIARLGIGRKFQRPTVFEDQSVFDNLVLALKKPRSPFAAIFYRRDETDIRRINQLAAEIGLSDQLPRKAGELSHGQKQWLEIGMLLAQDPRLLLVDEPAAGMTVAERAHTTKLLREAARTRAVVVVEHDMEFVRQLGCKVTVLHEGSVLAEGSLDHVTSDERVIEVYLGR is encoded by the coding sequence ATGAGTGCCCTTCTCGAAGTATCGGGGGTCTCGGTCTCGTTTGACGGGTTCAAGGCCATCAACAATCTGTCGTTCGAGATCGGCGCGGCGGAGCTGCGCGCCATCATCGGCCCCAACGGGGCCGGCAAGACCACGTTCATGGATATCGTCACCGGCAAGACGCGGCCCGACAAGGGTCAGGTCAGCTGGGGAGACGACAACATTTCGCTCCTGCGCCTGTCGGAGGCGGCCATTGCGCGCCTCGGCATCGGTCGCAAGTTCCAGCGGCCAACGGTGTTCGAGGACCAGAGCGTGTTCGACAACCTCGTCTTGGCGCTGAAGAAGCCGCGCAGCCCCTTTGCCGCCATCTTCTACCGCCGCGACGAGACCGACATCCGGCGCATCAATCAGCTCGCCGCAGAAATCGGCCTGTCGGACCAGCTCCCCCGCAAGGCCGGCGAGCTCTCCCACGGCCAGAAGCAGTGGCTCGAAATCGGGATGCTGCTTGCGCAGGACCCCAGGCTCCTTCTGGTCGACGAGCCGGCCGCCGGAATGACGGTTGCCGAACGCGCCCACACCACCAAGCTCCTGCGGGAAGCGGCCCGCACCCGCGCCGTGGTGGTGGTGGAGCACGACATGGAATTCGTCCGCCAGCTCGGCTGCAAGGTCACGGTGCTGCACGAGGGTTCGGTGCTTGCCGAAGGCTCACTCGACCATGTGACCAGCGATGAGCGCGTAATTGAAGTGTACCTTGGCCGATGA
- a CDS encoding helicase-related protein, with protein MQHPLQFRQQRARTVTAVLGPTNTGKTHLAIDRMLAHRSGVIGLPLRLLAREVYGRIVARIGPDEVALITGEEKIIPPGARYHVATVEAMPLDLDAEFVAIDEVQLAADLERGRVFTDRILRVRGRFETLLLGALTARQLLEKLLPGLNVVTRPRMSMLTYAGQKKLTRLPPRSAVVAFSANEVYAIAELIRRQRGGTAIVMGALSPRTRNAQVELFQNGDVDFLIATDAIGMGLNLDVDHVAFASNRKFDGYQFRALNAGELGQIAGRAGRHTSDGTFGVTGRVAPFDNELVEALETHSFMSAKVFQWRNPDLDFSSVNNLRKSLDEPAREEGLTKAPPADDQKALEYATKTPEVMDMASNAARVERLWEVCQVPDYRKIAPANHGDMLLALYQFLIRDGAISDDWIARQVRYADRTDGDIDTLSNRIAHIRTWTFVANRNDWLADPAEWRETTRQVEDRLSDALHQRLMQRFVDRRTSVLMKRLRENRMLESEVNDAGDVIVEGQHLGVLHGFRFQTDASTGDPRDQKALRAAASKALIPEMEKRADKAAAAPDTAFSLGSDAGLRWQGALIGKVSATDDTLKPAAVLLADDTLSPAAREKVQGRLAQWLAAHIEGLLKPLFDLRNADALDGGARGLAYRISEGLGSVERGAVAEEAKALDQAARAGLRTLGVRFGAYHIFVPALLKPAPSQLLALLWALKEADLDVAGLQEVPQLSASGRTSIPVDPEIPAALYGVVGFRVCGPRAVRIDILERLADQIRPLVAWRPGPDAGEPPAGAVPSGGAFLVTVTMTSLLGCSGDDFAAVLGSLGYRVERREANAAERDAVEAAQQVRRAAPKKAGKPGRPPIPVRTAAPQPAAAPETEAEPEAGVAAPVDAPTADDTAVADPAADSAQAEAPVDAPADAAQPAVAEPAEATAAAEAPAEAPDAAAVAVPAHLADQPVEDNAEAPAAEAPATSEAEAEAEAPVVIEIWRVPRHQRSEGPRRRRGAPSGDEDAGESRRRPRRGGQRNSPRPDLGQPGSAPRSSQGADPAPGQALAEARGERPDRGPKRGKKRGKGGPPSRTETQQAPRPQRREREADPDSPFAALAALKQKLDKGPGDR; from the coding sequence GTGCAACACCCGCTCCAGTTCAGGCAGCAGCGCGCCCGCACCGTGACCGCGGTGCTCGGGCCAACCAACACCGGCAAGACGCACCTTGCGATCGACCGGATGCTGGCGCACCGTTCCGGCGTCATCGGCCTGCCGCTGCGCCTTCTTGCGCGCGAGGTCTATGGCCGGATCGTCGCCCGCATCGGGCCGGACGAAGTGGCGCTCATCACCGGCGAAGAAAAGATCATCCCGCCCGGCGCCCGCTACCATGTGGCCACCGTGGAGGCGATGCCGCTCGACCTCGACGCGGAGTTCGTCGCCATCGACGAGGTCCAGCTTGCCGCGGACCTTGAACGGGGCCGCGTCTTCACCGACCGGATCCTGCGCGTCCGGGGCCGGTTCGAGACGCTGCTGCTCGGCGCGCTGACGGCGCGGCAGCTCCTCGAAAAGCTGCTCCCCGGCCTCAACGTGGTCACCCGGCCGCGCATGTCGATGCTCACTTATGCGGGCCAGAAAAAGCTCACCCGCCTGCCGCCGCGCTCGGCCGTGGTCGCGTTCTCGGCCAACGAGGTCTACGCCATCGCCGAGCTGATCCGCCGGCAGCGGGGCGGCACCGCCATCGTGATGGGCGCCCTCAGCCCACGCACCCGCAATGCGCAGGTGGAGCTGTTTCAGAACGGCGACGTGGACTTTCTGATTGCCACCGATGCCATCGGCATGGGCCTCAACCTCGACGTTGACCATGTGGCCTTCGCCTCCAACCGCAAGTTCGACGGCTACCAGTTCCGCGCCCTCAATGCCGGCGAGCTCGGGCAGATTGCCGGTCGCGCCGGCCGCCACACCAGCGACGGCACGTTCGGCGTGACGGGCCGCGTCGCCCCGTTCGACAACGAGCTGGTGGAGGCGCTGGAAACACACTCGTTCATGTCTGCGAAGGTGTTCCAGTGGCGCAATCCGGACCTCGACTTTTCGTCGGTGAACAATCTGCGCAAGTCGCTCGACGAACCGGCGCGGGAGGAAGGCCTCACCAAGGCGCCGCCGGCGGACGATCAAAAAGCGCTGGAATACGCCACCAAAACGCCCGAAGTCATGGACATGGCCAGCAATGCTGCGCGCGTGGAACGGCTTTGGGAGGTGTGCCAGGTTCCCGATTATCGCAAGATTGCGCCCGCCAACCATGGCGATATGTTGCTGGCCCTGTATCAGTTCCTGATCCGCGACGGCGCAATTTCGGACGACTGGATTGCCCGTCAGGTGCGGTATGCGGATCGCACTGACGGCGATATCGACACGCTTTCCAACCGGATTGCGCACATAAGAACTTGGACTTTCGTCGCCAATCGCAATGATTGGCTTGCCGATCCGGCCGAATGGCGAGAAACCACAAGGCAGGTGGAGGACCGCTTGTCCGACGCGCTCCATCAGCGTTTGATGCAGCGGTTCGTGGACCGGCGCACCAGCGTGCTGATGAAGCGGCTGAGAGAGAATAGAATGCTGGAATCTGAAGTGAATGACGCTGGCGATGTGATCGTGGAAGGCCAGCATCTCGGCGTCCTTCACGGTTTCCGTTTTCAGACGGATGCCTCGACTGGCGACCCGCGGGACCAGAAGGCGCTGCGTGCAGCCGCCTCCAAGGCCCTCATCCCCGAGATGGAAAAGCGTGCCGACAAGGCCGCCGCCGCCCCTGACACGGCGTTCTCGCTGGGGTCTGACGCGGGTCTGCGCTGGCAGGGCGCACTGATCGGCAAGGTCAGCGCCACCGACGACACGCTGAAGCCTGCCGCCGTGCTCCTTGCGGACGACACGCTGTCTCCCGCAGCGCGCGAAAAGGTGCAGGGGCGGCTGGCGCAGTGGCTGGCGGCCCACATCGAGGGCCTCTTGAAGCCGCTGTTCGACCTGCGCAACGCTGACGCGCTGGATGGCGGGGCTCGCGGTCTCGCCTACCGGATCTCCGAGGGGCTGGGCAGCGTGGAGCGCGGCGCGGTGGCCGAGGAGGCCAAGGCGCTCGATCAGGCGGCGCGTGCGGGCTTGCGCACGCTGGGTGTCCGGTTCGGCGCCTATCACATCTTCGTGCCTGCGCTGTTGAAGCCGGCACCGAGCCAGCTGCTCGCTCTTCTTTGGGCGCTGAAGGAGGCCGACCTCGATGTCGCCGGCCTGCAGGAAGTGCCGCAATTGTCAGCGTCAGGCCGCACGTCCATTCCGGTGGACCCGGAAATTCCGGCCGCGCTTTACGGGGTGGTCGGCTTCCGGGTTTGCGGGCCGCGGGCGGTGCGCATCGATATTCTGGAGAGGCTGGCGGACCAGATCCGCCCGCTGGTGGCCTGGCGTCCCGGTCCGGATGCGGGCGAGCCGCCGGCAGGTGCCGTGCCGTCCGGCGGGGCATTCCTGGTGACGGTGACGATGACGTCGCTGCTGGGCTGTTCCGGCGACGATTTTGCAGCGGTGCTGGGTTCGCTCGGCTACCGCGTGGAGCGGCGTGAGGCGAACGCTGCCGAGCGTGATGCCGTTGAAGCGGCCCAGCAGGTGCGCCGCGCTGCGCCGAAGAAAGCCGGAAAGCCCGGCCGCCCGCCGATCCCCGTACGCACCGCAGCGCCGCAGCCTGCCGCTGCGCCTGAGACGGAAGCCGAGCCGGAGGCCGGCGTCGCCGCGCCTGTAGACGCTCCGACAGCAGACGATACGGCCGTGGCGGACCCGGCTGCAGACAGTGCTCAGGCAGAAGCGCCCGTAGACGCGCCCGCCGATGCCGCACAGCCTGCGGTAGCAGAGCCGGCGGAAGCAACCGCAGCGGCTGAGGCGCCTGCCGAAGCGCCCGACGCCGCGGCTGTCGCCGTTCCGGCGCACCTGGCGGACCAGCCGGTTGAAGATAATGCAGAGGCGCCGGCCGCAGAGGCGCCCGCAACGAGTGAAGCCGAAGCCGAAGCCGAAGCGCCGGTTGTGATCGAGATCTGGCGGGTTCCGCGGCACCAGCGGTCCGAAGGGCCGCGCCGCCGCCGGGGTGCACCCTCGGGCGACGAGGATGCCGGCGAAAGCCGGCGCAGGCCGCGCCGCGGTGGGCAGCGCAACAGCCCGCGCCCCGACCTTGGCCAGCCGGGCTCTGCGCCGCGGTCATCACAAGGCGCAGATCCGGCACCCGGTCAGGCGCTGGCAGAAGCGCGCGGCGAGCGGCCCGATCGTGGTCCCAAGCGCGGCAAGAAGCGCGGCAAGGGCGGCCCGCCTTCGCGCACCGAAACGCAGCAGGCGCCCCGTCCGCAGCGGCGCGAGCGTGAGGCGGACCCCGATTCGCCCTTCGCCGCCCTCGCGGCGCTGAAGCAGAAGCTGGACAAGGGCCCTGGCGATCGTTGA